The following are encoded together in the Tursiops truncatus isolate mTurTru1 chromosome 10, mTurTru1.mat.Y, whole genome shotgun sequence genome:
- the INKA1 gene encoding PAK4-inhibitor INKA1, with the protein MLGRQRRRELGRGRSRGARRRVRAPLDGPRGPLRIPLAGVRRGTGRPGGGSGTGMHSARLDSFLGQLRWELLCGRDTDSPPMPGPLPEPPKPGPGMRLKHRLRASDALEEDSACGVEEEEEEAVVTGDRGAALGGPREHALDWDSGFSEVSGSTWREEELPVLQHPAPSAWPPRRQRLSASGIPLPGRAPAASVPPAHRPRPKSTPDACLEHWQGLEAEDWTAALLSRGRSRQPLVLGDNCFADLVHNWMELPEAAGEGDNGGGPRARARPPQFLLGLSEQLRRQLARARRAAVAGKRLSCPPRPEPELPADVSRFAALMSCRSRQPIICNDVVSYL; encoded by the exons ATGTTGGGGCGGCAGCGACGGCGGGAGCTAGGGAGAGGGAGGAGCCGCGGAGCCAGGCGGAGGGTAAGGGCGCCGCTGGACGGCCCGCGGGGCCCTCTCCGCATCCCTCTGGCTGGAGTTCGAAGAGGAACTGGCAGGCCTGGCGGGGGCTCCGGAACGGGCATGCACAGTGCTCGGCTTGACAGTTTCCTGGGCCAGCTCCGCTGGGAACTG CTGTGTGGCCGGGACACAGACTCACCCCCAATGCCTGGCCCCCTTCCAGAACCCCCCAAACCTGGCCCAGGCATGCGGCTCAAGCACCGGCTCAGGGCCTCAGATGCCTTGGAAGAGGACTCAGCCTGTGgtgtggaggaagaggaggaagaagctgTGGTGACAGGAGACAGGGGTGCAGCCTTGGGAGGCCCCAGGGAGCATGCCCTAGACTGGGACTCTGGCTTCTCAGAGGTGTCAGGCAGCACATGGAGAGAGGAAGAGCTGCCTGTACTCCAGCATCCAGCACCCTCAGCATGGCCCCCCCGTAGACAGCGCCTCTCGGCCAGTGGCATCCCCCTGCCTGGCAGAGCTCCTGCGGCCAGTGTACCACCTGCCCACCGACCACGGCCCAAGTCCACCCCAGACGCCTGCCTGGAGCACTGgcaggggctggaagctgaggacTGGACAGCAGCCCTACTTAGCAGAGGTCGTAGTCGCCAGCCCCTGGTGCTGGGAGACAACTGTTTTGCTGACTTGGTGCACAACTGGATGGAGCTGCCCGAGGCAGCAGGTGAGGGGGACAATGGGGGTGGGCCCCGTGCCCGTGCTCGGCCCCCCCAGTTCctgcttggcctctctgagcagcTGCGGCGCCAGCTGGCCAGGGCACGCCGGGCAGCAGTGGCAGGAAAGCGACTGTCATGCCCACCTCGCCCGGAACCCGAACTGCCTGCAGATGTCTCACGCTTTGCAGCCCTCATGAGTTGCCGCAGTCGCCAGCCCATCATCTGCAATGATGTTGTCAGCTACCTCTGA